Below is a genomic region from Spirosoma radiotolerans.
TGGGAGCTGGCCATGGCTGCGTATAACTGTGGGCCAGGCGCTGTTAAACGAGCCATGCGCCGGTCGGGGGGTGATTCATTTTACACCATCTTCGACGCATTGCCGAAAGAAACCCGGGGCTATGTCCCGCAGTTCGTCGCGTTTACATACCTGATGAACCATGCCAATGATCATGGTATTGTTGCTGAAACCTACGAATATCCCATTCCGCACGATACGATTCAAATAAGTGGCTATTTCAATCTCGAAACGTTTGCCAAACACAGCACCATGCCTCTGGCCGACTTACAGAAGATGAATCCGGCCATCACAACCACTATTCTACCCGAATACACCAACCGGTATCCATTGCGGGTGCCCCGCCAGCAGTACGGCTACTTTGCTAGCCGTCGTCGGGCCATTCTGGATTCGGCGAGTCAGCGGCCGGGCGTTATGGAACACATCCTGCTGGCAAATGCCGAAGAGGTTCGCTATGGTACTGACTCCATGGGCGCCTGGAACGCATTGGGTCGTAACCCACTTGCCGGTATAACTAATGAAGAAACGCTATCCGAAGAAGTAGCGACTGCGGCAAGGAATAGCGCAAAACCAGCGAAGATAACAGCACAACTTGCCGTAGCAGAATCGGCCGATGAACCTGAAGAAGACATTGAAACCGTTGTGCTGCGCAAACCAAAGAAACAAACCTATGTTGTCAGGAAAGGCGATAACTTGGGCGATATTGCCGACCGGTATCATGTTGAACTCTACGACATAAAACGGTGGAATCACCTGCGTTCTACCAAAATTCAGCGTGGCCAGAAATTGGTTATTCTGAAAGAAGTTGCTGAAACCCGTGCTGAACGATTAGCCGATCAGGGTACCCCAAAAGGACGAAAGAAAGCCGAAGAGATTGCCAAAACCAAGCGTTATAAACCACGTTACCACCGGGTTCAGGACGGCGATACCCTCTGGAATATTGCGCAGCGTTACGACGGCCTGACGATTGACCGGCTCAAGAAACTAAATCATATCCATAGCAACTCGCTTCGTCCAGGGCAGAAGCTGATTGTAGGGTAGCTTCTGCTAAACTGACCATCAACCCCATGACTTTATACCAGAAAAGTCATGGGTTTTTCGTATCTTTAGGGGTATATAACACGCTAGAAAACAAGCTTTTCAACCAAAGAATGATTGCTTATTTAGACGGAACACTGTCCTATAAAGAACCCACTCTTGTCATTATTGACGTACATGGAGTTGGGTACTCGGTCCATATATCTCTTCAAACGTATGCCCTTTTGCCCGGGGGTGGCGACCGGATAAAACTATTCATTCATCACCTCTTTCGCGAAGACTTGCAGGCGCTTTATGGCTTCGCGAGTGCTGACGAAAAGAGCTTATTTTTAGACCTGGTTGGCGTATCGGGCGTTGGTCCGAACACGGCTTTGGGTATGTTGTCGGCCATGCAGCCCGGCGATCTGCGACTAGCTATTTTGGGCGAAAACGTGCGGGCCGTACAGGCAATTAAAGGGATTGGTGCTAAAACAGCGCAGCGTATTATTCTCGAACTACGCGACAAAATGAAGAAGTCGGGCGTTGTGCCCGACGGGCCTACTTACCGGCAGCAACCAGCCGCAAATCCCGTTCGGGAAGAGTCACTCGCTGCGCTTATTGCATTGGGGTTACCTAAACCGACAGCAGAAAAAAGTGTAGACGATGCTCTGAAAGCAGATCCGGATCTGAGTGTCGAAGACGTTATCCGCCGGGCATTACGCTAGGCTTATTGAAAACGAAAGAGCGCAGATAAGGTGTGTAACAACCTTATCTGCGCTCTTTCGTTTTGCTATTTAGTTTACTCCAGCCGCTTGTTTACTTTTCTCTTTAGCAACCGCTTTCAGTTCTTTTGCTTCGCCTTTCAACACTTTCTTTTCAGCCTTCTCCATTTTCCGGTCGGCCTTGGCCATTCTTGTTTTGGGATCAGAAATGCCTTTAACTTCTAACCCTTTATGGGTTTTGGCTTCCATTTTATACTCCTCTGCTTTGGCTACTTTCTTTTCAGCCTTCATTTCTTTTTTAGCCGCTTTTCCTTCCTGAACAGCCTGTGAAAACCCGGGGTTTGCTGCTACTAGCAAAGCGCATGCTGATGCAGCCATGATTAATTTTTTCATAACAGTTAACGTTTTGTGTAGTATGCTCCCTACGTGCAGAGCATTTTAGTGATTCCTAACAGACACAAAACAATTTTGTTTAACAGGAATTTATGTATGCTTTTTATTCTACCATATCTATAGAAACTAAAGTATGTAATATAAATCCCTACTAATCAAAGTATTAATCACGCCATAATACCAAACTAAATATTAATATATTTTAATAATATTTAGTAATTTAGTATGTGTCTAAAATATATAGCTTACCTATTTAACCAATAACAGGGTAGAGCTCCTGACCATGGCTCATCTTCTGAGTATGCTATTTGTAAGGGAAACGGTATAACGTCTACACAAAAACGCCCAACCGGCGTCGGGCCGGCTGGGCGTTTCTTAGCTTAATTTACCGGGGCACTTTTTAAGTTTGTTTCCAGGTATGTCGTGTACTGCTGAAACAGGAGAAGCACCGTCCCAGAGCTGTAGGCGACTCCGTGAGCGCCGGGCGGATAGATTCTAAGATCCGCATCTTTTCCCGCGTCTTCAAGCGCATTCATCAGTTGGAAGGTATTCCGAACATGTACGTTTTCATCCATCGTTGAGTGGGCGATGAACATCTTACCGGCAAGGTTCTTGGCGTAAGTCGATACAGCACTAACCTTATACTTCTCTTCATTTTCGGGAAGCAGGCCCATGTAACGTTCGGTATAAATGGAATCATAAAGCCGCCAATCCGTAACGGGAGCGCCTACCAGCGAGACCTTAAATACGCCCGGATGAGTAAGCATCGTATAGCTACTCATATACCCACCGTAGCTGTGCCCCCGAATGGCCATCCGATTGGCATCGACCCAGGGTTGTTTGGCCAGATAAGCAGCCGTTTCGGCGAAATCCAGACTTTCGTATTTCCCCAGCTTTTCATAGACGACTTTCTCGAATTCACGGCCGTAGCCTCCGCTGCCCCGGTTGTTTACGCCCACGACGATATAACCCGTTTGTGCCAGCCACTGATGCCAGCCCGTTGTGGCAAATTCATTATAGACCGACTGCGCCCCTGGCCCGCCGTAAATGTCCAACATAACAGGGTACTTTTTCGTAGGGTCGAAATCAAGCGGCTTGATGATAGAAATGTCGATCTGCTGTCCGTCAGACGTTTTAAAGCTGCTTAACTCCTTGGGCGAATAGTCATGGCTGGCTACATAATCCGTCACACGCTTGTTCGTTTCCAGCGCTTTGATCAGTTGACCTTTCGTATCGCGCAGTTCCACCTGCGTGGGAGTCGATACATTTGAATATTTGTCGATAAAGTACTGTCCATTGGGTGAAAAATTGACCGTATGCCGACCCGGTATGGTCGTAAGCCGACGTTTATTCTTGCCATCTACATCCGTCACAAACAACTGGCGTTCCAGCGGGGATGCTTCTGTAGACGTAAAATAGACCTTCCTGGCTTTCGGGTCAATGTGATGAACATAACTAACCTCCCACTTGCCGCTGGTTACCGCATTGAGTAGTTTCCCGGTATAATCATAGCGGTACAAATGGGCAAATCCATCCCGATCCGACACCCAGTAAAATTCCTGAACACCCGCCGGGAAATAGATCAGGTGATTGATTCCCGCAAAAAAGTCGAACACATCAACCCAGGTCGTCGACTTTTCTTCCATGATCTGTTTGGCCTCGCCCGTGCGGGCATTAGCCATAAACAGACGCAAGTGATTCTGTTTGCGGTTCAGGTGAACCAGAGCAAGCTGCCCTTCCTGCGACGTCCAGTAGATACGCGGAATATAGCCATCTCCAAGGTCTACCTTCATCCATTGTTTGGACTTGCCGGCAATCTCAATGACACCAATACGCACCGTTGGGTTTTTATCACCAACGCGCGGGTAAGGCAAGGAGTCAAATTTTTCGTCGAAGCCTTTGTAATCCGTTAGTTTATAAATCGGCACCTGCCGTTCGTCGGACTGCCAGAAGGCAATGAACTTACTATCGGGCGACCAGTCCCAGGCCTGCGCCAACCCGAATTCTTCTTCATAAGCCCAGCCAAACCGCCCGTTGTAGAAGGCCGCTTTGGCATCGTCGGTGAGTTGGGTTTCTTTTTGTGTGACGAAGTCAAACACGAAAAGATTACCACCTCGCTCATAGCCAACCTTGCTGCCATCGGGCGCAAGTTCTGCCGTCTGGGCATCTTTAGCCACCAGCTTTAAGCTCTTGTCAGCTACCGAATAAACGTAGTAATCAGACACCCCCGAGCGCCGATAAACGGGCCGAAAATCGGCCTGAAACAAGATGTTTTTCGAGTCTTTTGACCACTGAAAAGATCCGTAGGCAAAAGGTTTGTCAGTGCCCGGAAACTTGAGCTGGCTCCCGTCGAAAATGACGTCCTCTTTTTGATCTTTCGGAGATAATGTTTTGATCGTATTCTGGCCGTCGATGAAGGAAAATTTAGTACCGCCTTCGATCCAGTTTACGCTACGTGGGCCTGGTGAGCCAGCCAACTGCCCGCCAGAAGATACGGCTTGTTGAAGATTTGTGTAACGCTGCTTGGTCGGCTGCGCGGTTGCCAGATGGGCAAACAGTAAAGCAACGCCAATCAGCCAGCCAGCTTGATATCGTTTGATCATGAAGTATATATAGAACTTATCAAAGATTCAAAGCTACTAAAAAAATGGATTTTATTTTTTACGGCGGATAGTAGACTCGATCGAAGCCAGGCCGCTTTTTTTAAGTATATTTCGCGTTAAAAATTATTCATTTTTATTCACCGACCAACTATCTTACCTATGATAAACAGGTACTCTATCGTTGGCCAACGTATTCCGTTTGTATGGATACTCTGGTTAACCTTGCTGTTTTGTACAAGCACATTGGCACAGAACGCACGCTTCACAATCAAAGGCCGCGTTACGGATGCGGACAAACTAGCGCTCCCCGGCACCACCGTGGTGATTGTTGGCACAACCCTTGGCACCACAACCGATGCCGATGGAAATTACACGTTCCCCGTAACCCTTAAACCTGGCCCAATAACCCTTGCGTTCACCGCCATTGGGTATGAAACGCTCCGGCAAAACACGACGCTTGGCAATGCAGAGCAGATTACGGTTAATGCTGAGTTGGTTGCCGCCACAACTAACCTCGACGAAGTTGTCGTTACGGGCTCTACCCTCTCGGCACCCAAGCGCGAATTAGGCAACGCAATCAGCACCATCAACGGCTCGGCTTTACAGCAGAGCGGCTCGGCCAACCTGATCAATGCGTTGCAGGGCAAAGTGCCGGGCGCTCAGATTACTCAGAACTCCGGCGACCCGGCGGGTGGCATCAGCATTCGTTTGCGGGGTATTAAGTCGCTGGTTGGTTCGTCGGATCCGTTGTACGTTGTGGATGGGGTAATTGTGAGCAACGCCAGCACCAACGTGTCGCAGCTTGCACTCTCCAATGATGTGGGCAATGCCAACGTGGGTCAGAACCGCCTTTCGGATATTAACCCCGACGATATTGCCACGTTAAACGTCATTAATGGTGCAGCAGCCGCAGCTCAGTATGGTTCGCGGGCGGCCAATGGCGTAGTTATTATTACCACCAAGCGCGGGCAGACGGGGAAGGCACAGGTTTCGTTTTCGACGTCCTTCAACATCAATGAATTGCGTAAAAGCGTACCAGTCAATACGTATGGCAAACAGTTTGGCTTTGCGGCCTTGCGGCTGTACCCAATCGGCGGTATTTCGGCAGCTCAGATTGCAGCTAACCCCGGCACAACGACGACCAACATTTACCGCGATGGGGCTTACACACCCCTGGCTACGAATCTGGTTGATGTACAGCGGTACAACTACTTCGACCAGATTTTTCGGACAGGCTATGGCACCGATAATAACCTCTCCGTTTCGGGAGGCCGCGATAATACCCAGTATTATGTATCCTTTGGCTATCTGAAAAACGAGGGGATTATCAAAGGCACCGACTTCACACGCTACAACCTTCGGGCCCGTATCGATCAGCGGCTCGCCAGTTGGGCCAAAATATCGGTGGGTCTAAGCTACATCAATAGCCTGTCTAACGAGAAAGCCAACGGGAATGTGTTCTATAGTCCGATCAATTCGGTGAATATCACGAACAACATTTATGACATCACCAAGCGTGATGCCGCCGGTAATTTGCAGGCGGTTGAGCCCACGCGTGTGAACCCACTGTCAACGATAGAAGACATGAAGTTCTCGCAGTCGGTGAGCCGCACGATCAACAGCGTTCAACTGAATTTAACTCCGCTGAAAGGATTGAGCGTTGATTACATTGTGGGCGTTGATGCCTATTCACAGTTTGGCAAAAACTACATTCGGCCCTATCCCTACCAGGCGGTTGCCGGTTTGCCTGCAGCCCGCTATCCGGGTGGCTTTGCGGCAACGGCCACTAATCAGTCGTTACAGTTCAACAATGACCTGAACGCCACCTACGAGCGGCAATTCAACGATAAGTTCAAACTGAATGCCGCTATTGGGTATAGCTACCAGTACTTTCAGGCTGACTATACGATCAATAGTGGCCAAAATCTGGCTCCCTTCATTGAGACGGTTAGTGGTGCCAGCAACACAACCTATCAGGTGGCCTACAACCTG
It encodes:
- a CDS encoding lytic transglycosylase domain-containing protein, yielding MNYMNRSLLRLGLLSAIMGLLIVAHANPSQANPGRTNPGRTDTTIQSDSTIVKKDTVAIVPTVPDSLLRERLAKLQKSIPLNYHKSVQAYVDYFTFRKASTTKTMLERMPLFFPLYERMLAQYGLPDELKYLSIVESALNPRAISHAGAGGLWQIMPGTGRDLRLYQDDYVDERMDPVKATEAACKYLRDLYNIFGDWELAMAAYNCGPGAVKRAMRRSGGDSFYTIFDALPKETRGYVPQFVAFTYLMNHANDHGIVAETYEYPIPHDTIQISGYFNLETFAKHSTMPLADLQKMNPAITTTILPEYTNRYPLRVPRQQYGYFASRRRAILDSASQRPGVMEHILLANAEEVRYGTDSMGAWNALGRNPLAGITNEETLSEEVATAARNSAKPAKITAQLAVAESADEPEEDIETVVLRKPKKQTYVVRKGDNLGDIADRYHVELYDIKRWNHLRSTKIQRGQKLVILKEVAETRAERLADQGTPKGRKKAEEIAKTKRYKPRYHRVQDGDTLWNIAQRYDGLTIDRLKKLNHIHSNSLRPGQKLIVG
- the ruvA gene encoding Holliday junction branch migration protein RuvA, yielding MIAYLDGTLSYKEPTLVIIDVHGVGYSVHISLQTYALLPGGGDRIKLFIHHLFREDLQALYGFASADEKSLFLDLVGVSGVGPNTALGMLSAMQPGDLRLAILGENVRAVQAIKGIGAKTAQRIILELRDKMKKSGVVPDGPTYRQQPAANPVREESLAALIALGLPKPTAEKSVDDALKADPDLSVEDVIRRALR
- a CDS encoding S9 family peptidase, with protein sequence MIKRYQAGWLIGVALLFAHLATAQPTKQRYTNLQQAVSSGGQLAGSPGPRSVNWIEGGTKFSFIDGQNTIKTLSPKDQKEDVIFDGSQLKFPGTDKPFAYGSFQWSKDSKNILFQADFRPVYRRSGVSDYYVYSVADKSLKLVAKDAQTAELAPDGSKVGYERGGNLFVFDFVTQKETQLTDDAKAAFYNGRFGWAYEEEFGLAQAWDWSPDSKFIAFWQSDERQVPIYKLTDYKGFDEKFDSLPYPRVGDKNPTVRIGVIEIAGKSKQWMKVDLGDGYIPRIYWTSQEGQLALVHLNRKQNHLRLFMANARTGEAKQIMEEKSTTWVDVFDFFAGINHLIYFPAGVQEFYWVSDRDGFAHLYRYDYTGKLLNAVTSGKWEVSYVHHIDPKARKVYFTSTEASPLERQLFVTDVDGKNKRRLTTIPGRHTVNFSPNGQYFIDKYSNVSTPTQVELRDTKGQLIKALETNKRVTDYVASHDYSPKELSSFKTSDGQQIDISIIKPLDFDPTKKYPVMLDIYGGPGAQSVYNEFATTGWHQWLAQTGYIVVGVNNRGSGGYGREFEKVVYEKLGKYESLDFAETAAYLAKQPWVDANRMAIRGHSYGGYMSSYTMLTHPGVFKVSLVGAPVTDWRLYDSIYTERYMGLLPENEEKYKVSAVSTYAKNLAGKMFIAHSTMDENVHVRNTFQLMNALEDAGKDADLRIYPPGAHGVAYSSGTVLLLFQQYTTYLETNLKSAPVN
- a CDS encoding SusC/RagA family TonB-linked outer membrane protein, producing the protein MINRYSIVGQRIPFVWILWLTLLFCTSTLAQNARFTIKGRVTDADKLALPGTTVVIVGTTLGTTTDADGNYTFPVTLKPGPITLAFTAIGYETLRQNTTLGNAEQITVNAELVAATTNLDEVVVTGSTLSAPKRELGNAISTINGSALQQSGSANLINALQGKVPGAQITQNSGDPAGGISIRLRGIKSLVGSSDPLYVVDGVIVSNASTNVSQLALSNDVGNANVGQNRLSDINPDDIATLNVINGAAAAAQYGSRAANGVVIITTKRGQTGKAQVSFSTSFNINELRKSVPVNTYGKQFGFAALRLYPIGGISAAQIAANPGTTTTNIYRDGAYTPLATNLVDVQRYNYFDQIFRTGYGTDNNLSVSGGRDNTQYYVSFGYLKNEGIIKGTDFTRYNLRARIDQRLASWAKISVGLSYINSLSNEKANGNVFYSPINSVNITNNIYDITKRDAAGNLQAVEPTRVNPLSTIEDMKFSQSVSRTINSVQLNLTPLKGLSVDYIVGVDAYSQFGKNYIRPYPYQAVAGLPAARYPGGFAATATNQSLQFNNDLNATYERQFNDKFKLNAAIGYSYQYFQADYTINSGQNLAPFIETVSGASNTTYQVAYNLDRFSLSGLFAQATFGYKNLAFITGAVRRDQSSKFSPTQTNQYYPKVSGSFIVSDLDFWKNISANNVFNSLKLRASYGEAGNLSGIGSYARFYQFNPVGFLGKNTIVPGTQLANPDVQPERMGELEGGADLSFLSGRIGLGITAYHQKITNLVVNRTLAPTTGGTSIVNNVGEMENKGFEIVLDATPIKTKNLNWDVTFIYNHNRNKVLSLGGLPIINPDASSASGSPVNLIVGQPVGVFYGSAYARNPDGTLLLSPSGFPQSERANGQGNGAIDYIPARNSDGSLDVSKPTANVIIGNPNPKWTGSFSTNLSYKKLTLHVLLDMVQGVDVFNADKRTRQGVGLGDYAEQELRGTLPRGYIFGIYNTQEFRVDPGSYTKLREVSLSYTLPTFIKSISRLNVAFVGRNLYSWDKYTGFDPETNAGGNNDLLRGIDFGNVPIPRTYQLKLSATF